The proteins below come from a single Bactrocera dorsalis isolate Fly_Bdor chromosome 5, ASM2337382v1, whole genome shotgun sequence genomic window:
- the LOC105227347 gene encoding serine/threonine-protein kinase polo produces MAQKTDDKTSDIPERLYDATSRSTYKRMRFFGKGGFAKCYEIVDVETNNVYAGKIVSKKLMLKHNQKEKMSQEITIHKSLSHENIVKFHSFFEDSFNIYIVLELCKKRSMMELQKRRKTITEYECRYYIYQIIQGVKYLHDHRIIHRDLKLGNLFLDDLLHVKIGDFGLATRVEYEGERKKTLCGTPNYIAPEILNKKGHSFEVDIWSIGCVMYTLLVGQPPFETKTLKDTYEKIKKCQYRVPSYLRKSAADMIVAMLQSKPELRPTIGKLLNFDFLACSPVPMFLPSSCLTMAPRLEVNEALSDAMGHRKPLLELNGIKDDTRLEHTFLKNNLHDAITASAQVFRHNEDYRSDIESLHQQLTELINAKPKLLSRNLGDENTDPAAQPLFWVSKWVDYSDKYGFGYQLCDEGMGVMFNDTTKLILLPNQINVHFIDKDGKETYMTTTDYCQTLDKKMKLLTYFKRYMTEHLVKAGANNVNFESDQISRMPHLHSWFRTTCAVVMHLTNGSLQLNFSDHMKIILCPRMSAITYMDHEKNFRTYRFSTIKQHGCSKDLYQKMRYAHEKLSKMLEKMLF; encoded by the exons ATGGCACAAAAGACTGATGATAAAACGTCTGATATACCAGAGAGGCTCTACGATGCTACATCTCGGTCCACTTACAAGCGTATGCGTTTCTTTGGGAAA GGTGGCTTTGCAAAATGTTATGAGATAGTTGATGTGGAAACCAATAATGTATATGCGGGCAAGATtgtatctaaaaaattaatgttgaaACATAATCAAAAGGAGAAAATGTCCCAGGAAATCACAATACATAAAAGTTTGAgccatgaaaatattgttaaGTTTCACAGTTTCTTTGAGGACAGCTTCAATATCTACATTGTATTAGAGTTATGCAAAAAGAGA tcAATGATGGAGCTGCAGAAACGACGTAAAACAATTACTGAATACGAGTGCAGATACTACATCTATCAGATTATACAGGGTGTTAAATATTTGCACGATCATCGCATCATACATCGTGATCTCAAATTAGGCAATCTCTTTTTGGATGACCTACTACATGTGAAGATTGGGGATTTTGGTCTTGCGACGCGCGTTGAATACGAAGGTGAACGCAAGAAGACACTATGTGGTACACCAAATTATATTGCGCCCGAGATTCTCAATAAAAAAGGGCATTCCTTCGAAGTAGATATTTGGTCGATTGGTTGTGTCATGTATACGCTGCTGGTCGGTCAACCAccatttgaaacaaaaacattaaaagacacatatgagaaaatcaaaaagtgCCAATACAg AGTACCAAGTTATCTACGTAAATCAGCGGCTGATATGATTGTTGCCATGTTACAATCTAAACCGGAATTGCGACCAACCATTGGAAAACTATTGAACTTTGATTTTCTCGCCTGTTCTCCAGTGCCCATGTTCTTGCCCAGCTCGTGTTTGACTATGGCACCACGACTGGAAGTTAATGAGGCTTTGAGTGATGCTATGGGACACCGCAAACCTTTATTAGAATTGAATGGCATAAAGGATGATACACGGTTGGAACATACTTTCCTTAAAAATAACTTGCACGATGCAATTACTGCCTCTGCACAAGTTTTCCGACATAACGAGGATTATCGTTCTGATATTGAGAGCCTGCATCAACAATTGACCGAGCTCATTAATGCCAAG cCGAAGCTGTTGTCACGTAATTTGGGCGATGAAAACACAGATCCGGCAGCACAACCACTTTTCTGGGTGTCGAAGTGGGTGGACTACAGTGACAAATATGGTTTTGGTTATCAATTGTGCGACGAAGGAATGGGTGTAATGTTTAATGACACTACGAAACTCATATTGTTACCAAACCAGAT caATGTGCATTTCATTGACAAAGATGGCAAGGAAACGTACATGACCACCACCGACTACTGTCAAACCTTAGATAAGAAAATGAAGTTGCTCACGTACTTTAAGCGTTACATGACCGAACACCTTGTTAAAGCTGGTGCAAACAATGTAAACTTCGAAAGCGATCAGATTTCCCGTATGCCACATTTACATTCGTGGTTTCGCACAACGTGTGCCGTTGTTATGCATTTAACCAATGGTTCATTGCAG TTGAATTTCTCCGATCATATGAAGATTATTTTGTGTCCGCGTATGAGTGCCATTACTTATATGGATCATGAGAAGAATTTCCGTACTTACCGTTTCTCAACAATCAAACAACATGGTTGCTCCAAGGATCTTTATCAGAAAATGCGCTATGCTCATGAGAAACTTAGCAAAATGTTGGAGAAAATGCTCTTTTAA
- the LOC105227348 gene encoding DCN1-like protein has translation MNKLKSTQKDKVKRFISLTQTGEQTAIYCLQQNDWKLELASDNYFQNPEYYYRELDRKRIEQLFLRYRDPCEPQKITADGVIRFLDDLALSPESKLVLIIAWKFRAEVQCEFKHDEFVNGMADLGVDSVDKLKAKLPQLEMELNDIAKFKDFYQFTFNYAKDPGQKGIDLNMAIVYWKIVLSSRFKFLDLWCRFLEEKHKRSIPKDTWNLLLDFATHIDDNMSNYDSEGAWPVLIDDFVEWCHENHLMATQPHQPQQQHHQLLQQQLANYQPQIQSMQVQQQQQQRNISSSYQPTSHSANINYG, from the exons ATG AATAAATTGAAGTCCACACAAAAAGATAAAGTAAAACGATTCATATCGCTAACACAGACGGGCGAACAAACGGCTATATACTGCCTCCAACAAAATGATTGGAAGTTGGAGTTAGCTAGCgacaattattttcaaaatccagAATATTATTATCGCGAGCTGGATCGCAAACGTATTGAACAGCTCTTCCTGCGTTACCGCGATCCATGTGAACCCCAGAAAATTACCGCGGATGGAGTTATACGTTTCTTAGATGATCTCGCTTTAAGTCCTGAATCTAAATTGGTTCTAATAATTGCCTGGAAATTTCGCGCTGAAGTGCAATGTGAATTCAAACATGATGAATTTGTGAATGGTATGGCAGATCTCGGTGTGGACAGTGTAGATAAGCTCAAAGCTAAATTGCCTCAACTGGAAATGGAGTTAAATGATATAGCCAAATTTAAGGACTTCTATCAGTTTACTTTCAACTATGCAAAGGATCCAGGTCAGAAGGGAATTGACTTAAATATGGCCATTGTCTACTGGAAGATTGTGCTCAGTAGCCGATTTAAATTCTTGGATCTGTGGTGTAGGTTTTTAGAG GAGAAGCATAAACGTTCCATACCTAAAGACACCTGGAATTTACTGCTGGATTTCGCCACACACATTGATGACAATATGAGTAACTATGATTCAGAAGGAGCATGGCCGGTGCTAATTGACGATTTCGTTGAGTGGTGTCATGAGAATCATTTAATGGCCACGCAGCCACATCAACCACAACAGCAGCATCATCAGCTACTTCAACAACAGCTTGCTAACTATCAGCCTCAAATACAGTCTATGCAggtacagcaacaacaacagcagcgaaaTATATCGAGCAGTTATCAGCCGACCTCGCATAGTGCAAACATTAATTATGGCTAA